A window from Schistosoma haematobium chromosome 3, whole genome shotgun sequence encodes these proteins:
- the DNAJB9 gene encoding DnaJ sub B member 9 (EggNog:ENOG410WH26~COG:O~SECRETED:SignalP(1-25)) encodes MQDLFRYFVLFIIFSLEFLLGKNNAEQDYYDILGISKSASNSDVKKAFRKLALKYHPDKNKDEDAQKKFVKIAEAYDVLSDDEKRKQYDSVGHSYYTQQPGGSGAPDFDFNSFFRNFDMFRQHRHTDDHGSFFNFRGLFDDDDGDDDGFFSPFGSMFHSSDESHGFIRHQGQQNCQTQTIRRGNTIITQTRCS; translated from the exons ATGCAGGATTTATTCAGATATTtcgttttattcattattttttcacTCGAATTTTTACTTGGCAAAAATAATGCTGAACAAGATTATTATGACATTCTCGGGATAAGTAAATCAGCCTCAAATAGTGATGTTAAAAAAGCCTTCCGGAAACTAGCGTTAAAATATCATCCAGATAAAAATAAGGATGAAGACGCACAGAAAAAGTTTGTGAAAATTGCTGAAG CTTATGATGTGCTCTCTGATGATGAAAAACGTAAACAGTATGATAGTGTTGGACATAGTTATTATACACAACAGCCTGGTGGAAGTGGTGCTCCAGATTTCGATTTTAATAGTTTCTTCCGAAACTTTGATATGTTTCGTCAGCATAGACATACTGATGATCATGGTTCGTTCTTCAATTTTCGTGGTTTATTtgacgatgatgatggtgatgacgaTGGCTTCTTTTCACCATTCGGCAGCATGTTCCATTCATCAGATGAATCTCATGGGTTTATTAGACATCAAG GTCAACAAAACTGTCAAACTCAAACCATACGAAGAGGTAATACAATTATTACTCAAACACGTTGTTCTTAA